A region of Maridesulfovibrio sp. DNA encodes the following proteins:
- a CDS encoding ABC transporter permease, protein MGNKKPLTPPSKLQKYGLLYLGLFLVGSVSLAAVFAPLLTPYDPNALNVDHLLQSPSATHFFGTDALGRDVFARMLYGGRVSLWVGFVAVGISTAIGLALGLAAGYFGGLVDEIIMRGVDVMLCFPSFFLILAVIAFLEPGLTNIMIVIGFTSWMGVARLVRAETLSLRKRDFVQASRLAGAGPIRIMLTHILPNAITPVLVSATLGVAGAILVESSLSFLGLGVQPPDPSWGNLLMDGKEVLEIAPWLSVFPGMAILLTVLGYNLLGEALRDILDPRLKQ, encoded by the coding sequence ATGGGTAACAAAAAACCACTCACCCCACCTTCCAAACTGCAAAAATACGGCCTGCTCTATCTCGGTCTTTTTCTGGTAGGCAGCGTTTCATTGGCGGCAGTTTTCGCTCCCCTGCTGACACCGTATGACCCTAATGCACTGAACGTGGATCACTTACTGCAGAGCCCTAGTGCAACGCACTTTTTCGGTACCGATGCCCTTGGGCGCGATGTGTTCGCCCGCATGCTTTACGGCGGAAGAGTCTCCCTGTGGGTCGGCTTTGTGGCTGTGGGAATTTCGACGGCTATCGGTCTGGCACTGGGTCTTGCCGCCGGATATTTCGGAGGATTGGTTGATGAAATCATCATGCGCGGGGTTGATGTCATGCTCTGCTTTCCTTCGTTCTTTCTAATCCTTGCAGTTATCGCCTTCCTTGAACCGGGCCTGACCAATATAATGATTGTCATTGGCTTTACCTCTTGGATGGGCGTGGCAAGGCTGGTCCGGGCCGAAACCCTGTCCCTGCGCAAACGGGATTTCGTACAGGCTTCAAGGCTTGCCGGGGCCGGGCCGATACGCATCATGCTGACCCACATCCTACCCAACGCCATCACCCCGGTGCTGGTATCAGCTACACTGGGCGTTGCCGGAGCGATTCTTGTGGAATCCTCACTCAGCTTTCTCGGCCTCGGGGTACAACCCCCGGATCCGTCATGGGGAAACCTGCTCATGGACGGCAAGGAAGTGCTGGAGATAGCCCCGTGGCTGTCCGTCTTCCCCGGCATGGCCATCCTGCTGACCGTACTCGGCTACAACCTGCTCGGTGAAGCCCTGCGCGACATTCTCGACCCGAGACTCAAACAATAA